In Mucilaginibacter boryungensis, a single window of DNA contains:
- a CDS encoding beta-ketoacyl-ACP synthase III, protein MSKIHAAITAVHGYAPEYVLTNQELETMVDTNDEWITSRTGIKERRILKGEGLATSDMAVPAVEGLLKKRGITADEIDLIIFCTTTPDLVFPATANILAHKIGAKNAWGYDLQAACSGFLFGLATGAQFIESGKHTKVLVIGGDKMSSIVNYEDRATCIIFGDACGAALLEPNTDGYGILDSILKSDGSGSQYLYQKAGGSKLPASHATVDAKEHFAYQEGQAVFKFAVTNMADVAAEVMEKNSLTADDIAWLVPHQANKRIIDATANRTGVTGDKVIINIERYGNTTNGTIPLCLWEWEDKFKKGDNIILAAFGGGFTWGSIYLKWAY, encoded by the coding sequence ATGAGTAAAATTCATGCCGCTATAACTGCGGTGCACGGCTACGCCCCAGAGTATGTGCTTACTAATCAGGAGCTGGAAACCATGGTGGATACCAACGATGAATGGATCACCAGTCGTACAGGTATAAAAGAACGCCGCATATTAAAAGGCGAAGGCCTGGCAACTTCAGATATGGCCGTTCCGGCTGTTGAAGGTTTGCTAAAAAAACGCGGCATTACTGCCGACGAAATAGATCTGATCATTTTCTGCACTACCACTCCCGATCTGGTTTTCCCAGCTACGGCAAATATATTGGCCCATAAAATTGGCGCCAAAAACGCCTGGGGGTATGATCTGCAGGCGGCCTGTTCAGGCTTTCTTTTCGGCTTAGCTACCGGTGCACAGTTTATTGAAAGCGGAAAACATACTAAAGTACTGGTTATAGGCGGCGATAAAATGTCGTCGATTGTTAACTACGAAGACCGGGCCACCTGTATTATTTTTGGCGATGCCTGCGGCGCCGCTCTGCTTGAACCCAATACCGATGGTTATGGTATTCTGGATTCTATCCTGAAAAGTGATGGCTCCGGTTCACAATACCTGTATCAAAAAGCAGGTGGGTCAAAATTACCTGCATCGCACGCTACGGTTGATGCTAAAGAGCACTTTGCTTACCAGGAAGGCCAGGCCGTATTTAAATTTGCGGTTACCAATATGGCAGATGTAGCTGCCGAAGTGATGGAGAAAAACAGCCTTACGGCAGATGACATAGCATGGCTGGTACCTCACCAGGCTAATAAACGTATTATTGATGCCACAGCTAACCGCACAGGGGTAACCGGCGATAAGGTGATCATTAATATAGAGCGTTACGGTAATACAACTAACGGCACCATCCCTTTGTGTTTATGGGAATGGGAAGATAAATTTAAAAAGGGCGACAATATTATTTTAGCTGCTTTTGGCGGCGGATTTACCTGGGGCTCTATTTATTTAAAATGGGCATATTAA
- the accB gene encoding acetyl-CoA carboxylase biotin carboxyl carrier protein, with amino-acid sequence MDIKQIQDLIRFVSKSGVNEVSIEQENFKITIKTNQEPTYVTATLPAAAPAPQVMAAAPAASTAAEAPAAAAPAADTSKYITVKSPMIGTFYRSASPEKPFFVNVGDEISTGSVLCIIEAMKLFNEIESEVSGRIVKVLVDNASPVEYDQPLFLVEPI; translated from the coding sequence ATGGATATTAAGCAAATACAGGACCTTATACGTTTCGTTTCAAAATCAGGCGTAAACGAAGTTTCTATTGAACAGGAAAATTTCAAGATCACAATAAAAACCAACCAGGAGCCAACTTATGTAACCGCTACATTACCTGCGGCCGCACCAGCACCACAAGTTATGGCTGCCGCGCCGGCCGCAAGCACTGCTGCTGAAGCACCAGCCGCGGCTGCACCTGCTGCCGACACGTCGAAATACATTACGGTAAAATCACCAATGATCGGCACATTCTACCGTTCGGCAAGTCCAGAGAAACCATTTTTTGTTAACGTAGGCGACGAGATAAGCACCGGCAGTGTGTTGTGCATTATCGAGGCTATGAAACTGTTTAATGAAATAGAATCAGAAGTATCGGGCCGTATTGTAAAAGTATTGGTTGATAACGCTTCGCCGGTTGAATATGACCAACCGTTGTTTTTAGTAGAGCCTATTTAA
- the accC gene encoding acetyl-CoA carboxylase biotin carboxylase subunit, whose protein sequence is MFKKILIANRGEIALRIIRTCKEMGIKTVAVYSTADRDSLHVRFADEAVCIGPPASRDSYLNIPNIISAAELTNADAIHPGYGFLSENAKFSAICAEYKIKFIGATTDQINAMGDKASAKATMKKAGVPCIPGSEGLLESVKQGIDIAKKIGYPVILKATAGGGGRGMRIVWKDEEFEAAWDSARAESGAAFGNDGMYLEKYVQDPRHIEIQVVGDQYGKVCHLSERDCSIQRRHQKLVEEAPSPFMTEKLRKRMGEAAIKGAKAVKYEGAGTIEFLVDKDRNFYFMEMNTRIQVEHPVTEEVINFDLIKEQIKVASGVPISGKNYEPQMHAIECRINAEDPNNNFRPSPGKITNFHSPGGHGVRVDTHVYSGYVIPPNYDSMIAKVICVAQTREEALSTMSRALSEFVIEGVKTTIPFHLKLLQDPNFRAGNFTTKFMDTFEYSE, encoded by the coding sequence ATGTTTAAAAAAATATTAATAGCTAATCGTGGTGAAATAGCCTTACGCATCATTCGTACTTGTAAGGAGATGGGTATTAAAACGGTGGCTGTATATTCCACTGCCGACCGCGACAGCCTGCACGTGCGCTTTGCCGACGAGGCTGTTTGTATTGGCCCGCCTGCCAGCCGCGATTCCTACCTGAATATCCCCAATATCATATCCGCAGCCGAGCTGACCAACGCCGATGCCATACATCCGGGTTATGGGTTCTTGTCTGAAAACGCTAAGTTTTCGGCCATTTGCGCGGAATATAAAATTAAGTTTATTGGCGCAACCACCGATCAGATCAACGCCATGGGCGATAAGGCTTCGGCTAAGGCTACCATGAAGAAAGCCGGTGTGCCATGCATCCCGGGGTCTGAAGGTTTGTTAGAAAGCGTTAAGCAGGGTATAGATATCGCTAAGAAAATAGGTTACCCTGTTATATTAAAAGCAACTGCCGGTGGTGGTGGCCGTGGTATGCGCATTGTGTGGAAGGACGAAGAGTTTGAAGCGGCCTGGGATTCAGCCCGTGCAGAATCGGGCGCTGCCTTTGGCAACGATGGTATGTACCTGGAGAAATACGTACAGGACCCGCGCCATATTGAGATACAGGTAGTAGGCGACCAATACGGCAAAGTTTGCCATCTGAGCGAACGTGATTGTTCTATCCAGCGCCGTCACCAGAAGCTGGTGGAAGAAGCGCCATCGCCATTTATGACCGAGAAACTACGCAAGCGTATGGGCGAAGCTGCCATTAAAGGCGCTAAAGCTGTGAAATACGAAGGCGCAGGTACTATAGAATTTTTGGTTGATAAAGACCGCAACTTCTACTTCATGGAAATGAATACCCGTATCCAGGTAGAGCACCCGGTTACGGAAGAAGTGATCAACTTCGACCTGATCAAAGAACAGATTAAGGTGGCTTCGGGCGTACCTATCTCGGGCAAAAACTACGAGCCGCAAATGCACGCTATAGAATGCCGTATAAACGCAGAGGACCCGAATAATAACTTCCGCCCTTCGCCAGGTAAAATTACCAATTTCCATTCGCCGGGTGGCCATGGTGTACGTGTAGATACGCATGTGTACAGCGGGTATGTTATCCCACCGAATTATGATAGTATGATAGCCAAGGTGATATGTGTTGCCCAAACCCGTGAAGAGGCGTTGAGTACCATGTCGCGCGCGCTGAGCGAGTTTGTAATTGAGGGGGTAAAAACTACCATACCTTTCCACCTGAAATTGTTACAGGATCCTAACTTCCGTGCAGGTAACTTTACTACCAAATTCATGGACACATTTGAATACAGCGAATAG
- the tatC gene encoding twin-arginine translocase subunit TatC: MSDGSDKLIKAIKDKGKTLEAEMSFFDHLEALRWHLIRASIAIVIITGFVFAYYDWIYDTIIMGPSRESFWTYRTMCNVGNAIGRNFCFSKFSIQLINTEMAGQFTLQINSSLMIGITLGIPYLLWEIWRFVKPALHEKERKAATGFVFYATMLFFLGVLFGYYVITPMSLHFLATYTVSASIQNLFSIDSYISSVATLTLATGVVFELPILIYILASLGVMTPHLMRSTRRYAIVIILIIAAVVTPTPDMLTMTVVSIPLFVLYEVSILVAAAVEKRKLKKAAEA; this comes from the coding sequence ATGAGCGACGGCAGCGATAAGTTAATTAAGGCAATTAAGGATAAGGGCAAAACCCTTGAAGCAGAAATGTCGTTTTTTGACCACCTGGAGGCATTAAGGTGGCACCTTATTCGCGCATCTATCGCTATCGTTATCATCACCGGTTTTGTATTTGCTTATTACGACTGGATATACGACACCATTATTATGGGGCCCAGCAGGGAAAGCTTTTGGACTTACCGCACCATGTGTAACGTGGGCAATGCCATAGGCCGTAACTTTTGTTTCAGTAAATTCAGTATACAACTGATCAATACCGAAATGGCCGGTCAGTTCACACTGCAAATCAATTCATCGTTAATGATCGGTATTACCTTAGGGATACCATACCTGCTATGGGAAATATGGCGTTTTGTTAAGCCTGCCCTGCACGAAAAAGAACGCAAAGCCGCTACCGGATTTGTTTTTTATGCAACCATGCTGTTTTTCCTGGGCGTGCTGTTTGGCTATTATGTAATCACCCCCATGTCATTACACTTTTTAGCTACGTATACGGTCAGCGCAAGTATCCAAAACCTGTTTAGTATCGATTCTTATATCTCATCGGTAGCAACATTAACACTGGCTACAGGCGTAGTATTTGAATTGCCGATATTGATATACATACTGGCTTCACTTGGGGTAATGACACCGCACCTAATGCGCAGTACCCGCCGCTATGCCATAGTTATCATCCTGATAATTGCCGCCGTGGTAACACCAACTCCGGATATGTTAACCATGACCGTAGTGAGTATCCCGTTATTTGTACTATATGAGGTAAGTATTTTGGTAGCCGCTGCTGTTGAAAAGCGAAAGCTTAAAAAAGCAGCCGAAGCATAA
- a CDS encoding alpha/beta hydrolase: MKKALLFTTIILAVVLQYSKAQTVPADTSHYITINLDIPQLQRKRDVQILLPADYYRSKRRYPVIYMQDAQNIYDKKHGSPVSWGVDSVLESLPMNEQVIIVGINHGGNQRIAEYSPYKTKYGPADGPAYIEFLVHNLKPYIDTHYRTKPDAKHTAVAGSSMGGLIAFYAGIKYPEVFGTAGVFSPSLWINPEVDQFVKEHNISKRSRFFFACGDQEGNEAHDVLKMDSLLRTKKNVTRKNLPEPVILKGQQHNERQWRLEFPGFYRWFIKDL; encoded by the coding sequence ATGAAAAAAGCATTATTATTCACTACTATCATACTCGCCGTGGTATTACAATACAGCAAAGCGCAAACTGTACCCGCAGATACCAGTCACTATATCACCATTAATCTTGATATTCCCCAGTTGCAGCGCAAGCGCGATGTGCAGATATTATTGCCTGCGGATTATTATCGCAGCAAAAGAAGATACCCGGTAATTTACATGCAGGACGCGCAGAATATTTACGATAAAAAACATGGCAGCCCGGTAAGCTGGGGGGTGGATTCGGTGCTGGAAAGTTTGCCAATGAATGAGCAGGTAATTATTGTAGGAATAAATCACGGTGGAAATCAGCGGATAGCGGAGTACAGCCCGTACAAAACAAAATATGGCCCTGCTGATGGGCCGGCTTACATCGAGTTTTTAGTGCACAACCTTAAACCCTATATTGATACCCATTACCGCACAAAACCAGATGCTAAACACACCGCAGTAGCCGGCAGTTCAATGGGTGGGCTGATAGCTTTTTATGCTGGCATAAAATATCCGGAAGTGTTTGGAACAGCCGGGGTGTTCTCCCCATCGTTATGGATAAACCCGGAGGTGGACCAGTTTGTGAAGGAGCATAATATCTCAAAAAGGTCGCGCTTCTTTTTTGCCTGCGGGGACCAGGAAGGGAACGAAGCCCATGATGTGTTAAAGATGGATTCACTGTTGCGTACAAAGAAAAACGTAACCCGCAAAAACTTACCCGAACCGGTAATATTGAAAGGCCAGCAACATAACGAACGTCAATGGCGCCTGGAATTTCCCGGCTTTTACAGATGGTTTATTAAGGATTTGTAG
- the uvrA gene encoding excinuclease ABC subunit UvrA: MSEKPIDLGEQSEVEVFGARVHNLKNIDVSFPRNQLVVITGLSGSGKSSLAFDTIYAEGQRRYMETFSAYSRQFMGGMERPDVDKVSGLSPVIAIEQKTTSKNPRSTVGTITEIYDFMRLLYARAGDAYSYVTGEKMERMSEDQIMRALLEKFDGQPVNILAPVVKGRKGHYRELFEQIRKQGYLKVWLDGAIADITPKMQVDRYKIHDIDIVVDRLVVSEADSKRLYTSVQAALKMAKGIIRIADKDNNVSYYSKYLMDPVSGISYDEPQPNTFSFNSPYGACDKCDGLGYIFEVDKNSVIPNPKLSIMNGGLAPIGEYRDTWIFQVLKALGKKYDFALSTPIEKLPEETLDIILNGSHEMITVAVEYNKWNVQNYQITFDGIIRMLEEQQERRGEEGMDDMENYRVLKTCPTCEGARLKKESLNFKIDNKNIFELACMDINELQQWFTSLEDRLSERQNTIAREILKEIRARIVFLLDVGLSYLTLDRTTRTLSGGEAQRIRLATQIGSQLMNVMYILDEPSIGLHQRDNDRLIKALKNLRDLGNTVLVVEHDKDMILEADHVIDMGPAAGVHGGEVVAQGPPAELMLKHTLTTSYLNGEREITVPKKRREGNGKTLSLKKATGHNLKKVSVDFPLGKLIGVTGVSGSGKSSLITETLYPILNHHFFRAKKQPLPYEKVEGLEHIDKVIEIDQTPIGRTPRSNPATYTGVFSDIRNLFVALPESKIRGYKPGRFSFNVKGGRCETCQGAGMKVIEMNFLPDVQVPCEECGGRRYNRETLEVRYRGKSISDVLDLSIEDATAFFEHIPSVYRKVKTLLDVGLGYIRLGQASTTLSGGEAQRVKLSTELSKKDTGNTFYILDEPTTGLHFEDINVLLGVLNQLVDKGNTVLVIEHNLDVIKVADHVIDLGPEGGTGGGKILFSGTPEGLCKVKESFTGLFLKKEMGL, encoded by the coding sequence ATGAGTGAAAAACCTATAGACCTGGGCGAACAAAGCGAAGTTGAAGTTTTTGGCGCACGGGTACATAACTTAAAAAATATCGACGTTTCTTTTCCGCGCAACCAGCTGGTAGTTATTACCGGCTTAAGTGGCAGCGGCAAATCGTCGCTGGCGTTTGATACCATTTATGCCGAGGGCCAGCGTCGGTATATGGAAACATTTTCGGCCTACTCGCGCCAGTTTATGGGCGGTATGGAGCGACCCGATGTAGATAAGGTTTCGGGCCTTAGCCCAGTTATTGCTATCGAGCAGAAAACCACCAGCAAAAACCCGCGGTCTACAGTGGGTACCATTACCGAGATATACGATTTTATGCGCTTGCTATATGCCCGCGCAGGCGATGCTTACAGCTACGTAACCGGCGAAAAGATGGAGCGCATGAGCGAGGACCAGATTATGCGGGCCTTGCTGGAAAAATTTGACGGTCAGCCGGTAAATATTTTGGCTCCGGTGGTAAAAGGCCGTAAGGGTCACTACCGCGAACTATTTGAACAGATACGCAAACAAGGGTATCTTAAAGTATGGCTGGATGGCGCCATTGCCGATATCACGCCAAAAATGCAGGTAGACCGCTATAAGATACACGATATTGATATTGTGGTTGACCGCCTGGTGGTAAGCGAAGCCGACAGCAAACGCCTGTACACATCGGTACAAGCCGCGCTGAAAATGGCTAAAGGGATCATCCGTATTGCCGATAAGGATAATAATGTATCCTATTATAGCAAGTACCTGATGGACCCGGTATCGGGGATATCATACGATGAGCCGCAGCCTAATACATTTTCGTTCAACTCGCCTTATGGCGCGTGCGATAAATGCGATGGCTTGGGTTATATTTTCGAGGTAGATAAGAATTCGGTTATCCCTAACCCTAAGCTTAGCATTATGAATGGCGGCCTGGCTCCCATTGGCGAATACCGCGATACCTGGATCTTCCAGGTGTTGAAGGCTTTGGGTAAGAAATACGATTTTGCGCTGAGTACACCGATTGAAAAACTGCCCGAAGAAACGCTGGATATTATCCTTAACGGCAGTCATGAAATGATTACCGTAGCGGTGGAATACAACAAGTGGAACGTACAGAACTACCAGATTACGTTCGACGGGATTATCCGCATGCTGGAAGAACAGCAGGAACGCCGCGGTGAAGAAGGTATGGACGATATGGAGAATTACCGTGTGCTGAAAACCTGCCCGACGTGTGAAGGCGCCCGGTTGAAAAAGGAATCGCTGAACTTTAAGATAGACAACAAAAACATTTTCGAGCTGGCCTGCATGGATATTAACGAATTGCAGCAATGGTTCACCAGCCTGGAAGACCGGTTAAGCGAACGCCAGAATACCATAGCCCGCGAGATTTTGAAAGAGATCCGTGCGCGCATTGTTTTCCTGTTGGATGTAGGTTTAAGCTACTTGACCTTAGACCGCACCACCCGCACCCTCTCAGGCGGTGAAGCACAGCGCATCCGTTTGGCTACACAAATAGGTTCACAATTGATGAACGTAATGTATATTTTGGATGAGCCGAGCATTGGCCTGCATCAGCGCGATAACGACCGCCTGATAAAAGCCCTGAAAAACCTGCGTGATCTGGGCAATACTGTTTTAGTGGTGGAGCACGATAAGGATATGATACTGGAGGCCGACCATGTAATAGATATGGGCCCGGCAGCCGGCGTACACGGCGGCGAAGTTGTTGCACAAGGCCCCCCCGCTGAGCTGATGCTGAAACATACCCTCACCACCAGCTACCTGAATGGTGAGCGTGAAATTACCGTCCCAAAGAAACGCCGTGAGGGGAATGGTAAAACATTATCGCTTAAAAAAGCCACCGGGCATAATTTAAAAAAAGTAAGTGTTGATTTTCCGTTAGGAAAATTAATTGGCGTTACGGGTGTATCGGGCAGTGGTAAATCCAGTTTAATTACCGAGACTTTATACCCTATCCTGAACCATCATTTTTTCCGTGCCAAGAAACAACCCCTGCCTTACGAGAAAGTGGAAGGGCTGGAACATATTGATAAAGTAATTGAGATAGACCAAACCCCAATTGGCCGCACACCGCGGTCGAACCCTGCTACTTATACCGGGGTATTTTCTGATATTCGTAACCTGTTTGTAGCGTTGCCGGAATCGAAGATCCGTGGCTACAAACCCGGCCGTTTTAGCTTCAACGTAAAAGGCGGGCGCTGCGAAACCTGTCAGGGCGCGGGTATGAAAGTTATAGAAATGAACTTTTTGCCGGATGTACAAGTCCCTTGCGAGGAATGCGGCGGGCGCAGGTACAACCGCGAAACGCTGGAAGTACGCTATCGCGGCAAATCCATCAGCGATGTGCTGGATCTGAGTATAGAAGATGCTACGGCGTTCTTTGAACATATCCCTTCTGTTTATCGCAAAGTGAAAACATTGCTGGATGTAGGCCTGGGCTACATCCGTTTAGGCCAGGCATCAACCACGCTATCAGGCGGCGAGGCACAGCGCGTGAAACTATCTACCGAGCTATCAAAAAAAGATACCGGGAACACGTTCTACATTTTAGATGAGCCGACCACTGGCCTCCACTTTGAAGATATTAACGTACTGCTGGGCGTACTGAACCAACTGGTCGATAAAGGGAACACGGTACTGGTAATTGAACATAACCTTGACGTAATTAAAGTAGCCGACCATGTAATTGACCTTGGCCCTGAAGGTGGCACAGGCGGCGGTAAAATACTGTTCAGCGGCACGCCTGAAGGTTTGTGTAAGGTGAAGGAAAGCTTTACCGGGTTGTTTTTGAAAAAGGAGATGGGATTGTAA
- a CDS encoding TPR end-of-group domain-containing protein translates to MKKRIRLLVTLLFLQSGVVSAQTGDILTVKCNADSTQSYSVCLPSNYSQTQKYPVLFMFDPAARGKFAAGLYKKAAADYGFIIIASNNSRNGPINVSLNAANALFTDAFRKYSIDNSHIYLTGFSGGARIATTIALQANGIAGVIACGAGFGQPIPETKLNWTFAGIAGTQDFNYVEMQQAIQQLQATASVSNLQTFNGPHRWPPEDVFYSQLLWSYLLHRKSASDDLLPKYKTLTDELIGKASSVLTKASLYRQYLAITPDAAYSEKLKELEASKLYQDEVGQAKQLTLKENAYQQKIAEAFQQIMGRNNTEIKSKGWWKSELASLNKMLLSHKAADSNYIARQKAFITANASESFGNYLNAKRYDTAAELLTVSEAFEPDNPQVFYRHALLAASTKDEDNAIYYLEQAVKHGFANKGQMRNEASFDFLKGNTKFQMLLN, encoded by the coding sequence ATGAAGAAACGCATCCGGTTGTTAGTTACCCTATTATTCCTGCAATCGGGAGTTGTTTCCGCTCAAACCGGCGATATCCTCACCGTTAAATGTAATGCCGATAGCACGCAATCCTACAGCGTTTGTTTGCCATCGAATTACAGCCAAACCCAAAAATACCCAGTACTGTTTATGTTCGATCCTGCCGCGAGGGGGAAATTTGCTGCCGGACTTTATAAAAAAGCCGCTGCTGACTATGGCTTTATCATCATCGCATCAAATAACAGTCGCAATGGACCAATTAATGTGTCCCTCAACGCGGCAAATGCCCTGTTTACCGATGCATTTAGAAAGTATAGTATTGATAACAGTCATATTTACCTCACCGGATTTTCGGGCGGGGCGCGGATAGCTACTACCATTGCTTTGCAAGCCAACGGTATTGCTGGGGTAATTGCCTGCGGCGCGGGGTTTGGTCAGCCTATCCCTGAAACTAAGCTCAACTGGACATTTGCCGGAATAGCCGGGACGCAGGATTTCAACTACGTGGAGATGCAACAAGCTATACAACAACTACAGGCAACAGCATCTGTAAGTAACCTGCAAACTTTTAATGGCCCGCACCGCTGGCCGCCTGAAGATGTTTTTTACAGTCAACTGTTGTGGTCGTACCTGCTGCACCGCAAATCTGCTTCAGATGATCTTTTGCCTAAATACAAAACGCTTACAGATGAGTTAATTGGCAAAGCCAGTTCGGTTCTTACTAAGGCCAGTCTTTACCGGCAATATCTCGCTATCACACCCGATGCGGCCTATAGTGAAAAACTAAAAGAACTGGAAGCATCAAAACTTTATCAGGATGAAGTGGGTCAGGCCAAACAATTAACCCTTAAGGAAAACGCCTACCAGCAAAAAATAGCCGAGGCTTTTCAGCAGATCATGGGCAGGAACAATACAGAAATTAAATCAAAGGGTTGGTGGAAAAGTGAATTAGCTTCACTTAACAAAATGCTGCTTTCACACAAAGCTGCGGATAGCAATTATATAGCCCGGCAAAAGGCTTTTATTACCGCCAACGCATCCGAAAGCTTTGGGAATTACTTAAACGCCAAAAGATATGATACCGCTGCCGAGCTGCTCACTGTTTCTGAAGCATTTGAACCCGATAACCCACAAGTGTTTTACCGACATGCTTTATTAGCTGCAAGTACTAAAGACGAGGACAATGCCATTTATTATTTAGAACAAGCAGTAAAACATGGTTTTGCCAATAAAGGGCAAATGCGAAACGAAGCAAGTTTTGATTTTTTGAAAGGGAACACAAAATTTCAGATGTTACTGAATTAG
- a CDS encoding NAD(P)H-hydrate dehydratase: MLPLLIADDIRKADAYTIKHESISPIDLMERAAKAFVGWFINHFPDKKQGISVYCGTGNNGGDGLAIARMLQQHKYTNVNVVIARFSKKSSDDFNANLERLKSTDVPYTELLPGDKLPEEKAQIIIDGLLGSGLNKPLKDDYARLVSYLNGLNKTVVAVDVPTGLFTEGEIPADAPVLKASLVITFQQPKLTFLLPESGPHMDCWEVVNIGLDEGFIRSLNSPYQFIEEKDIRHLLKPRLRFSNKGTFGHALIIAGQPETMGAALLSASACAYAGAGLTTACVPQSGLTALNTYQPEVMAIVRDGKKQPDIAWDKFSAIGIGPGLGKDKLALDIFTTALENFKKPIVIDADALNMLAANPKLWKKVPVGSIVTPHMKEFDRLFGEHTSWWARIQTAIVKAAELQIYILLKNSYTIIASPNEKVYFNSTSNAAMASGGMGDVLTGILTSLLAQKYSPEQACIIGAYIHGKAGDELALPNRMTVVLPGKLIQQLPGTMARLIAV, from the coding sequence ATGCTGCCACTACTTATTGCCGACGATATCCGCAAAGCGGATGCTTATACCATTAAGCACGAATCCATTTCTCCAATTGATCTGATGGAGCGCGCGGCGAAAGCATTTGTGGGCTGGTTCATCAATCACTTTCCTGATAAAAAACAAGGTATTAGTGTTTATTGCGGCACCGGCAATAACGGCGGCGATGGTTTAGCCATTGCCCGTATGCTGCAGCAGCATAAGTACACAAATGTTAATGTAGTAATTGCACGGTTCAGCAAAAAATCGTCAGATGATTTTAATGCCAACCTGGAGCGGCTAAAATCAACAGACGTACCTTATACGGAACTATTACCCGGTGATAAATTACCTGAAGAAAAGGCGCAGATCATTATTGATGGCCTGTTAGGCAGTGGCTTAAACAAACCGCTTAAAGATGATTACGCCCGTTTAGTAAGCTATTTGAACGGGTTAAACAAAACAGTAGTAGCGGTTGATGTACCTACCGGATTATTTACCGAAGGCGAAATCCCTGCTGATGCGCCGGTATTAAAAGCCAGCCTGGTAATTACCTTTCAGCAACCCAAATTAACCTTTCTACTGCCGGAATCTGGTCCGCATATGGATTGCTGGGAGGTGGTTAATATTGGCTTAGATGAAGGTTTTATCCGCTCATTAAACTCGCCCTACCAGTTTATTGAGGAAAAAGATATTCGTCATTTACTAAAGCCGCGGCTAAGGTTCAGTAATAAAGGAACGTTTGGCCATGCTTTAATTATTGCCGGTCAGCCCGAAACTATGGGCGCAGCATTGCTTTCCGCCTCTGCGTGTGCTTATGCTGGTGCTGGTTTGACCACAGCTTGCGTCCCCCAAAGCGGCCTGACCGCTTTAAATACCTATCAGCCCGAGGTTATGGCAATTGTGCGCGATGGGAAAAAGCAGCCGGATATTGCCTGGGATAAATTCAGCGCTATTGGTATTGGCCCCGGTTTGGGCAAGGATAAGCTGGCGCTGGATATTTTCACTACCGCACTTGAAAACTTTAAAAAACCAATAGTTATAGATGCCGATGCGCTGAACATGTTGGCCGCCAACCCTAAATTATGGAAAAAGGTGCCGGTTGGTAGCATCGTTACACCTCATATGAAAGAATTCGACCGTCTGTTTGGTGAGCATACCAGTTGGTGGGCGCGGATACAAACCGCTATTGTTAAAGCCGCCGAACTTCAGATTTATATTCTACTAAAAAACTCCTATACTATTATAGCCTCGCCTAATGAGAAAGTCTATTTTAATTCCACATCAAACGCGGCTATGGCCAGCGGTGGCATGGGCGATGTGCTTACCGGCATCCTTACATCGTTGCTGGCACAAAAATACAGCCCGGAGCAGGCATGTATTATTGGCGCATATATTCATGGTAAGGCGGGCGATGAACTGGCCCTGCCCAACCGTATGACAGTGGTATTGCCAGGTAAACTGATACAGCAACTGCCCGGGACAATGGCACGCTTAATAGCGGTATAA
- a CDS encoding dihydrofolate reductase family protein has protein sequence MKKIILNVAVTLDGYLEGPNGEYDWCFADQDYGMTEFFGSIDTIFLGRKSYELILKTGDINAFPQTKYVFSDTLDPALHHAVTVVKKDAFKATVTHIKNETGGHIWLFGGSDLIASFMQEMMVDEFLLSIHPILLGGGKLLFSEMANRVGLIHTDTQTYSSGLVQVRYALKPVSN, from the coding sequence ATGAAAAAAATAATATTGAATGTAGCCGTAACACTTGATGGCTATCTTGAAGGCCCAAATGGCGAATACGATTGGTGCTTTGCTGACCAGGATTACGGCATGACCGAATTTTTTGGTAGTATAGATACTATTTTCCTTGGTCGGAAAAGCTACGAGTTGATTTTGAAGACAGGTGATATCAATGCCTTTCCGCAAACCAAATACGTTTTCTCGGATACCCTGGACCCGGCACTGCACCATGCGGTAACTGTAGTTAAGAAGGACGCGTTCAAAGCAACCGTAACCCATATAAAAAACGAAACGGGTGGCCACATCTGGCTGTTTGGTGGCAGCGACCTTATCGCATCTTTTATGCAGGAAATGATGGTAGATGAGTTTTTACTTTCCATCCACCCTATTTTATTGGGCGGCGGTAAGTTGCTGTTTAGCGAAATGGCAAACCGTGTTGGCTTAATACATACCGATACCCAAACTTATAGCAGCGGCTTAGTGCAGGTACGCTATGCCCTTAAACCTGTATCCAACTAA